Proteins from one Elusimicrobiota bacterium genomic window:
- the nikR gene encoding nickel-responsive transcriptional regulator NikR, giving the protein MSKLKRFNISLDDDLVTKFDKEIGEKNYPTRSKAIGDLINEYFVKKEWIEGKEVAGTITLVYNHHKRELVNNLTNIQHKFHDLIISSQHVHLDEDNCLEMVVVKGNPKEVENLADKLKSTKGVKHGSLTMATTGKEI; this is encoded by the coding sequence ATGTCTAAATTGAAACGGTTCAACATTTCACTTGATGATGACCTTGTAACAAAGTTTGATAAAGAGATTGGAGAGAAAAATTATCCTACCAGGTCCAAAGCGATAGGAGATTTAATCAATGAGTATTTTGTCAAAAAGGAATGGATTGAAGGTAAAGAAGTAGCAGGAACAATTACATTGGTTTATAATCACCATAAAAGAGAACTGGTAAATAATTTAACCAATATTCAACACAAGTTTCATGATTTGATTATTTCTTCTCAGCATGTGCATTTAGATGAAGATAATTGTTTAGAGATGGTTGTAGTAAAAGGCAATCCTAAAGAAGTTGAAAACCTGGCTGATAAACTAAAATCTACCAAAGGTGTAAAACACGGTTCTTTAACTATGGCGACAACTGGTAAAGAAATATAG